The Lonsdalea populi genome window below encodes:
- the bglF gene encoding PTS beta-glucoside transporter subunit IIABC codes for MEYKLLASEIIERVGGRDNINNVLHCATRLRFKLKDSAKADAAALKNNPGVMMVVESGGQFQVVIGNHVSDVYRDVVAAAGMENGESAASQQENTSDSLFSRFIDIIAGIFTPFIGVMAASGILKGLLVLSQALGGVEESHGTYQILFAASDALFYFFPVILGYTAGKKFGGNPFTTMVIGGTLVHPLMIAAFNAMQSADYQPLTFLGIPITFLNYSASVIPIIFASWVSSKLEKKFSALLHANVRNFLTPLLCICITVPLTFLVIGPCATWLSELLASGYQWLYNLNSVVAGAVMGAIWQICVMFGLHWGLVPLMLNNLSVLGHDTLLPLLTPAVLAQAGATLGVLLRTRDIKLKGIAGSAFSASLFGITEPAVYGVTLPLRRPFIFGCIGGAIGAGIMGYYHTTIYAFGLPSIFTFTLIIPPEGLNSSVWAAIVGTAIAFLFAAVASWMFGIPAAVLEPKKDAPEAALADNVPGARTGTLASPLTGQAIPLEEVNDSTFASGLLGKGIAIVPEEGNLYAPLDGTVASLFKTHHAIGLAADNGAEVLIHVGMDTVKLDGLHFTPHVAIGDIVKQGDLLLTFDVKAITAAGYDLTTPIIISNSDSYLDVLPLARGAVAVAVGAPLLSLVH; via the coding sequence ATGGAATATAAGCTGTTAGCCAGTGAGATCATTGAAAGAGTAGGCGGACGGGACAATATCAACAACGTCCTGCATTGCGCTACTCGCCTGCGTTTCAAACTCAAGGACAGCGCTAAAGCCGATGCTGCTGCGCTGAAAAATAATCCCGGCGTGATGATGGTGGTGGAGAGCGGCGGTCAGTTTCAGGTGGTGATCGGTAATCATGTCAGCGACGTTTACCGTGACGTCGTGGCCGCGGCGGGTATGGAAAATGGCGAAAGCGCCGCCTCGCAGCAGGAGAACACATCAGACAGTCTATTTTCGCGTTTCATTGACATCATTGCGGGCATCTTTACGCCGTTCATCGGTGTAATGGCGGCGTCGGGGATACTCAAAGGCCTGTTGGTCTTGAGTCAGGCGCTGGGGGGGGTGGAGGAGAGTCACGGCACGTATCAAATCTTGTTTGCGGCCAGCGATGCGCTGTTTTATTTCTTCCCGGTGATTCTGGGTTATACCGCGGGTAAAAAGTTTGGCGGCAATCCGTTTACGACGATGGTCATCGGAGGAACGCTGGTGCATCCCTTAATGATCGCCGCCTTCAACGCCATGCAGTCGGCCGATTATCAGCCGTTGACCTTTTTGGGTATTCCCATCACTTTTTTGAATTACAGCGCCTCGGTCATTCCCATCATTTTCGCCAGTTGGGTGTCGTCTAAACTGGAGAAAAAATTCAGCGCGCTGCTGCATGCCAACGTCCGTAATTTTCTGACGCCGCTGCTGTGCATCTGCATTACGGTTCCACTGACTTTTCTGGTGATCGGCCCCTGCGCGACCTGGCTCAGCGAGCTGCTGGCCAGCGGCTATCAGTGGCTTTATAACCTCAACTCGGTCGTCGCTGGCGCGGTGATGGGGGCGATTTGGCAAATCTGCGTGATGTTCGGCCTGCACTGGGGGCTGGTGCCGCTGATGCTCAACAACCTCAGCGTACTGGGACATGATACGTTGCTGCCGCTGTTGACTCCCGCCGTGCTGGCGCAGGCGGGCGCGACGCTGGGCGTGCTGCTGCGCACCCGCGATATCAAACTGAAAGGCATCGCCGGATCCGCTTTCTCCGCGTCGCTCTTCGGCATCACCGAACCGGCCGTCTACGGGGTCACGCTCCCGCTACGCCGTCCGTTCATCTTCGGCTGCATCGGCGGCGCTATCGGCGCGGGCATTATGGGCTATTACCACACCACTATTTACGCCTTCGGTCTGCCCAGCATCTTTACTTTCACATTGATTATTCCTCCGGAAGGACTTAACAGCAGCGTCTGGGCGGCTATTGTCGGCACGGCGATTGCCTTCCTTTTTGCCGCCGTAGCCAGTTGGATGTTCGGCATCCCGGCTGCGGTGCTTGAGCCCAAGAAGGATGCGCCCGAGGCGGCGCTGGCCGACAACGTGCCGGGCGCCCGCACGGGCACGTTGGCAAGCCCCCTAACTGGACAGGCGATCCCATTGGAAGAGGTCAACGACAGCACCTTCGCAAGCGGACTGCTGGGGAAAGGCATCGCGATAGTGCCGGAAGAGGGTAATCTGTATGCCCCTCTGGATGGTACGGTGGCGTCGCTATTCAAAACGCATCACGCCATCGGCCTGGCCGCAGATAACGGCGCGGAAGTGCTGATTCACGTCGGCATGGATACGGTGAAGCTGGACGGTCTGCACTTCACGCCGCATGTCGCCATCGGCGACATCGTCAAGCAGGGCGATCTTCTCCTGACGTTCGACGTCAAGGCGATCACCGCGGCGGGATATGACCTGACCACCCCCATCATTATTTCCAACAGCGACAGCTATCTGGATGTGTTGCCGTTAGCCCGCGGCGCAGTCGCAGTCGCCGTCGGCGCGCCGCTGCTGTCATTGGTGCATTAA
- a CDS encoding glycoside hydrolase family 1 protein: MNARFPKDFLWGGAIAANQVEGAYQDDGKGLSTSDMQPQGIFGDIVERQPGDSSIKDVAIDFYHRYPQDIALFAEMGFRCLRVSIAWTRIFPLGDELTPNEAGLAYYDKLFDELAKYDIQPLVTLSHYEMPYGLVKRVGGWGSRPTIDCFERYARTVFERYRNKVKLWLTFNEINVSLHAPFTGVGLPPDSDKAAVYQAIHHQLVASAKAVKACHEIIPDARIGNMLLGAMLYPLTCKPNDVMESLRQNREWLFFGDVQARGAYPAYMKRFFKEQGITLHIEEDDIQALKETVDFISFSYYMTGCVTQDDAEIQKARGNILNMIPNPYLESSEWGWQIDPEGLRYLLNVLYDRYQKPLFIVENGLGAKDQLEADGTINDDYRIQYLNDHLVQVGEAIADGVDVLGYTSWGPIDLVSASKAEMSKRYGFIYVDRDDQGAGTLARKRKKSFYWYQSVIHSNGDVLK, translated from the coding sequence ATGAACGCTCGTTTTCCAAAAGACTTTTTATGGGGCGGCGCGATTGCCGCCAATCAGGTGGAAGGCGCCTATCAAGACGATGGCAAAGGGCTCTCAACGTCGGATATGCAGCCGCAGGGGATTTTCGGCGATATTGTTGAGCGCCAACCCGGCGACAGCAGTATCAAGGATGTTGCGATCGACTTCTACCATCGCTATCCGCAGGACATCGCGCTGTTTGCTGAAATGGGATTCCGCTGTTTGCGCGTGTCCATCGCCTGGACGCGTATTTTCCCTCTGGGCGACGAGCTGACGCCCAATGAAGCGGGGCTGGCCTACTACGACAAGCTGTTCGACGAACTGGCGAAGTATGATATCCAGCCGCTGGTCACGCTCTCGCATTATGAAATGCCCTACGGACTGGTGAAGCGCGTCGGCGGCTGGGGCAGTCGACCGACGATAGACTGTTTTGAGCGATACGCCCGCACCGTCTTCGAACGCTATCGCAACAAGGTCAAGCTGTGGTTGACCTTTAACGAAATCAACGTCTCGCTGCATGCGCCGTTTACCGGCGTCGGTCTGCCGCCGGACAGCGATAAAGCGGCGGTTTATCAGGCCATCCACCACCAGTTAGTCGCCAGCGCCAAGGCGGTTAAAGCCTGCCATGAAATTATTCCCGACGCGCGGATCGGCAACATGTTGCTGGGCGCAATGCTCTATCCACTGACCTGCAAACCAAATGACGTCATGGAGAGCCTGCGCCAGAACCGCGAATGGCTGTTCTTTGGCGACGTTCAGGCGCGCGGTGCCTATCCGGCCTATATGAAACGCTTTTTTAAAGAGCAGGGTATAACGCTGCACATCGAGGAAGACGACATTCAGGCGCTGAAGGAAACGGTCGATTTCATTTCGTTCAGCTACTACATGACCGGCTGTGTCACCCAGGACGACGCAGAGATTCAAAAAGCACGCGGCAACATTTTGAACATGATCCCTAACCCGTATCTGGAAAGCTCCGAATGGGGCTGGCAGATAGACCCGGAGGGGCTGCGCTACCTGCTTAACGTCCTCTACGACCGTTACCAGAAACCGCTGTTTATCGTGGAAAACGGGCTGGGGGCGAAAGACCAACTGGAGGCCGACGGCACCATCAACGACGACTACCGCATTCAGTACCTCAATGACCACCTGGTGCAGGTCGGTGAGGCGATCGCCGACGGCGTCGACGTACTGGGATATACCAGCTGGGGACCCATCGATCTGGTTAGCGCGTCGAAGGCGGAAATGTCCAAACGCTACGGCTTCATCTATGTTGACCGGGACGATCAGGGGGCAGGCACGCTGGCGCGTAAGCGCAAGAAAAGTTTTTACTGGTATCAATCGGTCATTCACAGCAACGGTGACGTGCTGAAGTAA
- a CDS encoding helix-turn-helix domain-containing protein, whose protein sequence is MDYVFLVENEIISYSLQNIIISKIMTDSDRRYVAADICGLVNNLQQEKEQVFLIEVLHDSSIISSLVDVIKYVNSSNKIVLFKDSLPDRMFRYINYDAIIDLKSPIVEIISKIQDVTRHASGPSWDRQLQKLSPREHLVLQYLLKGKSNKEVSGLLCLSEKTISCHKQSMLRKLNIKSIMEASQRR, encoded by the coding sequence ATGGATTATGTGTTTCTGGTTGAGAATGAAATCATTTCTTATTCCCTACAAAATATCATTATCAGTAAAATAATGACGGATAGCGATAGGCGTTATGTCGCTGCGGATATCTGTGGGTTAGTCAACAATCTACAGCAGGAAAAAGAGCAGGTTTTTCTTATTGAAGTATTGCACGACTCTTCCATCATTTCCTCGCTGGTCGACGTAATAAAATACGTCAATAGCAGTAACAAGATTGTCCTCTTTAAGGACAGTTTGCCGGATCGGATGTTTCGATATATCAATTACGACGCGATCATTGATTTAAAAAGTCCGATAGTTGAGATCATCTCCAAGATACAAGATGTCACGCGCCATGCATCAGGCCCTTCCTGGGATAGGCAACTGCAAAAGCTCTCTCCGAGAGAGCATCTGGTGCTTCAGTATCTGTTGAAGGGGAAAAGCAACAAGGAGGTCTCTGGCCTTTTATGTTTGAGTGAAAAAACCATTAGCTGCCATAAACAAAGCATGCTACGAAAGCTCAATATTAAAAGTATTATGGAAGCATCACAGCGCAGGTGA